The Scomber scombrus unplaced genomic scaffold, fScoSco1.1 SCAFFOLD_513, whole genome shotgun sequence region gaagggagggaggaaggaaggaaggaaggaaggaaaggaggaaggaaggaaggagggaaggaaggaaaggagggaggaagaaggaaggaaaagagggagggaggaaggaagggaggaaggaaggaaaggaaggaaggaaggtaggagggagggaggaaagaaggaaggagggagagagaaaggaaaagagtaagagaggaaggaagaaaagaaggacaaaggaaagaaggaagggaggaaggaaggaaggagggaaggaaaaaaggaaggagggagggagaaatgaataGAGtatgggaagaaggaagaaaagaaggacaaaggaaagaaggaagggaggaaggaaggaaggaagggagatggaggaaggaaagaaggaaggaaagaaggaaggaaggaaagagagaggaaggaaagaaagagagaggaaagaaagaaagagagaaggaaggaggaaagaggggaggaagggaggacagacggaaggaaggaaggaaggaaagagagaggaaggaaggaaagagagtggaaagaaagaaagagagaaggaagggaggaaagaggggaggaagggaggagagaaggaaccgtcaaaacagacgaggtcaatgtgacccgggaggacgatacGGTGGGaaatcctgtttatttcccGTTTAAAAGGAACGTGCATTagtgggatgagcagcagagctgggTTGTACAGTAGTGGTGTGTTGGTCACTctggctccatttaaaagggaaataaacaggatATAAGATATTATAAGATGTAAGATTTATTACCAAGAAGttttgttacaacaaagaaataatctaccaaacacaaacTTCCTtactgtttatatgtttatatgaagtgtttttaaatggcTCTGAATGCTCATGGCCTCTTTCACtaactgttttatttacatgaTAATAACGTTCCCTGtaaaaaattcccaaaaaaacaacccaaaaataattgatatatgtgtgttaacccttatatactgtcttgtttgttttttacatataagagctgtaaaatgttttttttttttcttgtgtttattaaaaaaaaatacaaaaatcagcattcaaacatgttgtattcatcattttctatTAAATGTTTTCCTGGAGCATAAAAcaatgattgtaaatgtctATTTTCCATAATAttagtatgtaaagggttaaattagTGTTGGACATATTGAAAGACATTTAAGTCTTAATTCAACAAACTACACCAGGCAGCAGCTTCAGTTAATGATTATACTGCTGATTCTCAATGAATCAAATAACTATtgattttataaaatgtcagaaattagtgaaaaaaatgaatgtttatcaCAATTTTCCAGAGTTTAAgtgtgatgtcttcaaattgctCATTGTGTCCAAGCAACAATCCAAATATTCagtcaaagaaaaacagcaaatcttcacTTTTGACTTGTTGGACACGTGAAATGTTACATCTGCAACATGTTAAAGTCAAATTTTAAAGCAACGCTGAAACAAATCTGTTCCAGTTGCAGCTCGTAATGTGACATATTTGCTTCTGTTATTGGACAATTCAATAAAGTTTGAACATTTCGGACAAAGCAGGAAATTTGATGACATCACCTCAGGCTTTAGGAAACAGCGagggacattttttttactgtttttttggcattttatgtttttgtttttttttaatacacagaCTCACCTCTCCATTCTCCAGCGGCACTATACGTGAATACTCAGTGGTGCAGATGACGTCGTTATCACTGTTGATCCTCTCGATGGTCTGCTGTCCAAAACGCTCGATGCAGTCTCTCTTGGAggctatacacacacagacacacacacacacacacacacacacacacacacacacacacagagagagagagagagaaagggagggagagaaaagagagaaaaagcttATAATCATCTTCCAGCCCTGCATTAGGAGCCGTGTGAAGCTCTCCTGGTGTTAAACTCCAGCAGTGTAAAACCATCTTGTGGTATTTTAATGAAGAGTCTCAGTGTGATAATTAGAGGAGGGTCTGGTTCGGTCCAGCTCTATGTTTTacccgaccccccccccccccctttaaatACACCTGACAACAGCTGGAAGTCACAATAATCTGCCT contains the following coding sequences:
- the LOC133977047 gene encoding laminin subunit alpha-5-like codes for the protein MVLHCWSLTPGELHTAPNAGLEDDYKLFLSFLSLPFSLSLSVCVSSKRDCIERFGQQTIERINSDNDVICTTEYSRIVPLENGEIVVSLVNGRPGAMNFSYSPVLRDFTKATNIKLRFLRTNTLLGHLMGKALRDPHRHPPG